A window of Ruminiclostridium herbifermentans genomic DNA:
ATAAGCGCAGTTACCAAATTAGCATTGCTTATCTGACCTTTTACAGTACTAATCTTGGTAAGACCCTTTTCAGCTGCAAACTTAATTGTGTCTGCATATATATAGTCTTTCCCTGCTTTGTAGCCCAATACTTCAAGCACTATTTTATAAATCATCTGGGCTGTAGCTGGGCCATTAGGATCAAATTTGTCTCCGCCTATACCATTCCAACCCAACTGCGGATTAGCCTTCAAATATGCTAAAACATTTCTTCCTTCTTTCCAAGCTAATGAATCAGCATCAACAAAATTTTCTTCAGATGAAAATTTAAGTGCTTCATCCAATAATCCATACAATTTAAGAGAAATTACTGCAGCTTGAATTCTTGTAGTTCCTTTTGCAAGATATTCTGCATTTACACCATTTCCATCGCCATTAATAATATTAAGCTTTTCCAAATATTGTGCATCAGTATTAACATTATCAACAGCAAATGCAGGTAACGAAAATGTTACAAGCACACACATTGCTAAGACTGCTGCAATTAACTTTTTAAGATTCCTCATACTCTCAAATCCTCCTAAGTAGAATAAATTTAAGCTTGCCTTTTAAAACGCCTAGATTAAATTAATTTTTTGGTTATATGCACCACCAAAAACACTTGTAGTTTTAGTGGCTTAATAATACACCTTGGTCGCACATACTTTATTTTCGAACTATTACAATCAGCGGCGACAAATCTTTTTTTCTATAAAAGCTCTATCCCTTCACTGCACCAGCTACTAAACTTTTTTGAACCTGTTCACTAAGCAGTACATATATTATTACCGTCGGTAATGTAGCAATTACAAGGCCGGCGCCGATAGGCCCCCATTCAGTTACATATGTACCAACCATAGACATAATACCAACTGTAATTGTTTTTAATTGATCTTTACTAATAAATGTAATAGCAAACATCAGTTCATTCCATGAAGCCAAATATGTAAAAATAGCAACCGTTGCTATTGCTGGCCTTATAAGAGGAATTACAATTACAGAAAAAATACGGTAAATTGAACATCCATCAATAGCTGCCGATTCTTCCAACTCCCTAGGAATGCCTTTCATAAAGCTGCTAAATAATATAATGGCCATAGGAAGGCCAAACGCTGTATATGGAATAATAAGAGATAAATATGTATTGTAAAGATTAATATTTTTAAGAATAATAAACAGAGGGAGTAGTGCTGCATGTACTGGAACCATCATCCCTAGTAAAAAAGCAATCATCGTAGCATTGCTAAGTTTCCATTTCATTCTACTAATAGCATATGCAGTCATGGATGCTAAAATAATTACTGCAATAATAGTAACTCCAGTTACAAACGCACTGTTAAAGAAGTATTTAAGTACACTTGCCTGAGTAATTGCGTTAGTATAGTTCTCCCACTTAGGAGGATTAGGCAGACCAGCAACATTTCCTCCATAAATTTCATTATTATCTTTAAGGGAAAACAGAACCATCCAGATAAGAGGATATATCTGTATAATAGCATACAATATAAGAAAAAGCTGTATAAAAAACTTTGCCATCTTTCCTTTTATCAAATTATTCATAAAGTCTCACTCCAAAACCTATTCTGTTTTAAATACCTTGTCTAAAATAATAGTAAATACCAAACATTCTATAATTATAAATACAGCCATTGCGCTGCCATATCCATATTGATATGAATTAAAAACAGACGAATACATCAGGGTACTTGGCACTTCAGTTGCATGTAAAGGACCGCCATTTGTTAAAACATAAATTAAGTCAAATACTTTAAGTGACCCTATCAGTGAAAATATTAAGCAAACCTTTAAAATAGGCTTCAACAATGGTATTGTAATTTTAAAAGCCGTATTAATTTTTGATGAACCATCTATTTCAGCAGCTTCATATATTTCATCTGAAATTGATTTTGCCCCTGAATACATAATCAACATGTGGTATCCTACATATTGCCACAATGTAGGAATGAATGAGCATACTAAAGCTGTATTTTCTTTTCCTAACCAATCATACGCTAAGTTTTCCAAGCCTATACTTTTAAGCAGTGCGTTCAGCAAACCATAGTCTGCATTATAAATTTTTGTCCATAACTGACCAATAACAATTGTTGAAATTATTACAGGAATAAAATAAATAGTTCTATATAACTTTTCTCCTTTTACTCCATTTGCCAATATAAGTGCCAGAACTAGCGAAATACTAAGTTGTATAAATATTGACGCAAAAGCAAATAAAAAAGAATTAAGAATAGATTTAAGAAAAACATCGTCTGAAAACAATTTTATATAATTATCAATTCCAATAAATGTACCCTTTCCAATCCCATCCCAGTCCAATGTACTATAATAAGCTGACATAAATATTGGAAGAAATACTATTACACAAAAAACAATTAATGTTGGGATTACAAAAATGCAAATAGCTTTTTTATTAGAAAGAACTGAGTCCATGAAAGTATACCACCTTTAAAAGCAAGTAGCTGTTGCAAAACAACTATTGATTATATTATTTCTTGCTTTGCAACAGCCCCTCAAAATATAATTAAGTTCTGTATTTACACTTCATTATTCTTCTGCTGGGTCAACCTTAGCCATTTCCTTACAGAATTGTTCTGGAGTTATTTTCTTTGCTAAAAGTTCTGCAATAAGGTTCTTATGAGTTTCAGAAGATGTTGCTGGAAGAACTGTATCCCACCAAGGAATAAAGGACTTACCTGTTGCCATTAATGCTCCAGATTGTTTTGATAGATCTGAAAGCTTAGAAGTATCTAATCCATCTGTCTTCCATGCTGGCAAACCAGAACCATTTAGGAAGCCTTCCTTACCTGCTGCTTCACTAATGAATAATAAGAATTCTGCTGCTTCCTTAGGTGCTGCTGTTTTTGCATTGATGTAGAAACTATCAATACCGCCACCGTAGAAATCTGTTACCGCACCTTTTCCATCAGTAAATACTGGGAATGGTATTGCCTTTACTTTTCCTTTAGTTGCTGCGTTTTTGTCTTCTATTGCTACGTCAACCCAAGCACCTTGGTATAGCATTGCAGCTTTTCCTTGTGTAAAGGAATTTCTCATATCTTCAAAGCTAGTACTAAACATGTTGTCATTAAATGCTTTTTCATCTACTAACCTTTGAAGCTTAGCTGCAGCTTCAATAAAGTCTGGTGAATCAAACTTTTTAGGGTCTTTCATAGCTTCAATACATGCTTGGTTTCCTGCCTGTCTCATAGCTATGATATCAAACCAGTACATTCCAGGCCATCTATCCTTTTCACCAATAATTGCAGGAGTAATACCAGCAGCACGCAAAGCTCTAACTGCTTCAATAAGTTCATCATAATTTGTTGGTATTTTTGCATTTGCTTTTTCAAATAATTCTGTGTTGCAATAGAAGTTTGCAATAAATGTAAACATTGGAACACTATAAACTTTACCATCAAATGTACAACTTTCTAATGTTCCATCAACTAGCTTACTTTTTGTTGCATCATCTAAATACTCATCAATAGGAAGAATATTTCCATTCTTTATGTAAGGACTTACAAAGCTTCCACCCCACATATAGAAAATGTCTGGTGCTTCATTTGCAGCTAGTGCTGTTTTTATTTTAGTCTTGTACTGTTCACCTGTTACTCCGTCAGCTACAATTTCTATTTCTGGATGCTGTTCATTCCATACTTTTAAATTGTTCTTCAGAGAATTTGTTGCTGGGTCAGTTTCTGCAACCCATTGATGCCACATTGTTAATTTTACTGGCTTTGCAGATTCAACTGCTGTGCTTGCTGGTGCTGAACTACTTTCTGTGTTTTCTGTAGAACTATCACCACATGCGCCCATACTTAATGCTAAAGACAGGGCTGTTGTTACACCTAACACTTTAAGTAATAACTTTTTCATTAATTTAACCTCCTTGAGTTTCGTGTTAATTTTTAAACAACGCATCAATTATAGCAGTGATATTGCTCAAACTAAATTCAATATTATTGCATTAACATTCAAAAATTTATCATTCAAAAATTCATCATTTGCGATATGTGTTAATAGACAATCCCGTGTATTTTTTAAATAGTATGCTAAAGTAATGGGGGTCTGGTATTCCAATCATTTCACCTATTTGATATCCCTTAAATTCTGTTTCTTTAAGAAGCTTTTCGGCCTTGGCTATTCTTAGTTTTGTTATATATTCCACAAGGGTTTGTCCAGTTTCTTGCTTGAATATACGGCTGAGATGGCTAGAACTTATGTAAAACTCTTTTGCTATGCTTGCAAGTGAAAGTTCAGCATTGCTTAAATTATCTGAAATATAATCCTGTATCTGTCTTACTTGTTTACCTGCTTTAGTATCATTCATTCGTTTTAACTTGATTATTATATTGTCAATCAATTGTTTGAAATACACCTTAAACTCCGGTAAATTGTCTATTTTGACAATATCATTATATGGCTGGCTTTTTTGCTCCCAGATATCTGTCATATCAATATCAAAATCCATAATTATTCTTAAACATGCAGATAGCAAGTCAAATGCATCCAATCTTACTCTGTCAATAGTACTGTTTCCTTGATATGAAATACGACCAAACAATTCTTCAAGGAATTCTTCAACTTTTTCACTTATTCCAGCTTTTATTGAAAATACAATTTTTTCAATTAATTTTTGATTATTATTACTATGATTTTCTGCTGCATAATCAATATCATGATAGCTAATAACTTGATTATTACCTAAGACCATTTTATAGTTTAGAGCTTCATATGCTTCCTTATAGCTTAATTTGATATTTTCCTCGCCATAATAAGCAGTTCCTATACCAATACCTAAAAAACATTTAAAGTTGTTCATTAGCATTATTTTAAACATTTCACAGCATTCATATATATCCAGCGATGGATCATTAAATATGATAACAATCTTTCTGCTATTATCCAAAAATACATGGTTGTATATATCCTTCTGGAAAAACTTTTTAATTAAATCCACACATTTAATTGATAGAAGTATCTGAGCTTCTTCTTTATTTTCAACTGCTGTATTCCTAAGTTTTTCCCATACCTCTATTACTGCAACCTGAAATAAATTAGAACTGATATTCTTGTTTACTCCGAAATACTCCATCTTTTCTTGTATTTCTTCTTTGCTAAGTTCACCATATATCAATGCATTTAAAAATTTCTCTTTCAAATATGGAAGGTTGTCTTTTATTTTCTGTTTCAATAATTCATATTCTTGTAAGTGATTCTGTTCCTCAAGAATTTTGCTTTTCAATCTTAACGCAATACCCGTAATCTCTTGTACATTTATGGGTTTAAGAACAAAGTCAGAAATACCAAGCTTTACACAGCTTTTTGCATATTCAAATTCATCATGACCAGTAATAACTACTATTCTTATGTGCGGATATTTTTCAGTAACTACTCTGCTAAATTCTATTCCGTCCATACAGGGCAAGCAAATATCAGTAAATATAATATCCGGTACTATCTGTTCTATCATAGTTAAGGCTTCTAATGCACTAGCCGCCTCTCCTGCAATTTCCATACCAAGTTCCTGCCAATTGATACGTATTTTCAGGAGATTTCTTATAAGTCGTTCATCATCTACTATTAAAACTTTCAAGGGTTGGCACATAATTACCTCCATTGTCTTGCTCACTTTTATTACATGTTTCACCTTCTATTGCCAAAGGCAGCAGGATAACAATTTTCGTCCCTTTACCTTTTTCACTGTACAATTGAAAGGCTGCTTCATTGTTGCAGTATATTTTCAAGCGTTCGATGGTTCCTCTAAGTCCAAAGCTGGATTCAGCACTTCCCACCTTACTGTCCAATATCTTCTGTATTTCATGCTCACTCATTCCTACTCCATCATCCTCTATACAGATGCAAACCTGCTGAGCTTCTTTCTTTATATCAATATTTATACTTCCAGGTATGCCCTTTGCACGTATACCATGGTAAAGTGAATTTTCAACAAGAGGCTGCAAAACTAGCTTTAGAATTTTTGTATCAAGACAGCTTTCATCAACATTATAATTAACTTCAAACATATCTTCGTATCTAATTTTCTGAATCTTCAGATAGTTTTTCACAATATCAAGTTCTTCACCAAGTGTAATTACTTCTCTACCCTTACTAACGCTATGCCTGTAATAGCCTCCTAATGCATCAACAAGGTCACATACCTCATTTATCCTGCCTGATAGAGCAAGAGAATTAATTGAGTCAAGTGTATTGTATAAAAAATGGGGCTTAATCTGCGCCTGCAAAACATTGAGTTCTGCTTTACGGATTGTCTTTTGTTCTGCTATAACTCTTTTAATCAGTTTCTGTATCTCTCTTATCATCATATTGTAGCCATCTCGCAGCTGCCCTATTTCATTGTTCCCCTCATTTATGTTAACTTCTTTGAACTCACCACACTTAACTGCATTCATAGATTTTAACAGCTTACGAATGGGTACAGTAATCCATCTTGAAATAACTATAGTTCCCATGAACAGAATAATGCTGTTTAAAAAGATAGTAATAAAACCTACAAACCCCATTTTTTCAGATTCATACGAAACCTCTGCAAAAGGTATTGCACTAATTATAGCCCAGTTATGACGTTCCTCAAGTACGAATGATATAAGATATTCAGTATTATTCAATTTTTTTGTTATGTATCCATGATCACTGCCGTCAAATTTGCTCAAAAGGTTTTTAATTTCAACCTCGTCCAGTATTGGCTCAACTGGCTGATTACCTTCTTTGGTATGATTAACGGGTATAATACATTGTCTATTTTTATCCCAAAATGTGATGCTGGTGTTATTATAGTTATCCACAATATTTGCATAGCATTCCTTAAATGCCTTATCTGTAATATTAATTACCAGCACACCTAAATTATTTGTATTGTCAATATCCCTTATTAACCTAATCATAGAAATATAGTTACCGTTTGGGTCTATTTCAAAAGCACCATCTCCATTTATACTCAGTATATATGCGCCTTTTTTATCAAGGACTTCTTTATACCACTTGGCTTTTTTCACATTTTTTAGTGTAAATTGTATTGGATTCTGATCACTTACAAAATAATAGTGTTCTGTATTGTCAAATATATAAACAGATGATATGCTTTGAATGGTTTGAATCATGCTGTATATGTATCCTCCCACTCTTGATTGAGCGTTTAAATCGGAGTATATATTTCCTGTTCTCAAAATAGTTTGAAGGTCATGGTCAGATAAAATCATTTTTGAATAATTGTTTACATTATCAAAAAATAAATCTACATTTGATTTTATTGAATATAAGGTCTGAACTGAAGCCTCATTGACCTTTTGGTGTGCAATATTCATATATATTTGCCTGTAAAGCAGACTGCTGATAAATAGT
This region includes:
- a CDS encoding response regulator — translated: MCQPLKVLIVDDERLIRNLLKIRINWQELGMEIAGEAASALEALTMIEQIVPDIIFTDICLPCMDGIEFSRVVTEKYPHIRIVVITGHDEFEYAKSCVKLGISDFVLKPINVQEITGIALRLKSKILEEQNHLQEYELLKQKIKDNLPYLKEKFLNALIYGELSKEEIQEKMEYFGVNKNISSNLFQVAVIEVWEKLRNTAVENKEEAQILLSIKCVDLIKKFFQKDIYNHVFLDNSRKIVIIFNDPSLDIYECCEMFKIMLMNNFKCFLGIGIGTAYYGEENIKLSYKEAYEALNYKMVLGNNQVISYHDIDYAAENHSNNNQKLIEKIVFSIKAGISEKVEEFLEELFGRISYQGNSTIDRVRLDAFDLLSACLRIIMDFDIDMTDIWEQKSQPYNDIVKIDNLPEFKVYFKQLIDNIIIKLKRMNDTKAGKQVRQIQDYISDNLSNAELSLASIAKEFYISSSHLSRIFKQETGQTLVEYITKLRIAKAEKLLKETEFKGYQIGEMIGIPDPHYFSILFKKYTGLSINTYRK
- a CDS encoding carbohydrate ABC transporter permease, producing the protein MNNLIKGKMAKFFIQLFLILYAIIQIYPLIWMVLFSLKDNNEIYGGNVAGLPNPPKWENYTNAITQASVLKYFFNSAFVTGVTIIAVIILASMTAYAISRMKWKLSNATMIAFLLGMMVPVHAALLPLFIILKNINLYNTYLSLIIPYTAFGLPMAIILFSSFMKGIPRELEESAAIDGCSIYRIFSVIVIPLIRPAIATVAIFTYLASWNELMFAITFISKDQLKTITVGIMSMVGTYVTEWGPIGAGLVIATLPTVIIYVLLSEQVQKSLVAGAVKG
- a CDS encoding sensor histidine kinase, producing MEWHKQIGVFKFIIKIKRQIKDLKISLRIALFYFIVMIISLFISSLLYRQIYMNIAHQKVNEASVQTLYSIKSNVDLFFDNVNNYSKMILSDHDLQTILRTGNIYSDLNAQSRVGGYIYSMIQTIQSISSVYIFDNTEHYYFVSDQNPIQFTLKNVKKAKWYKEVLDKKGAYILSINGDGAFEIDPNGNYISMIRLIRDIDNTNNLGVLVINITDKAFKECYANIVDNYNNTSITFWDKNRQCIIPVNHTKEGNQPVEPILDEVEIKNLLSKFDGSDHGYITKKLNNTEYLISFVLEERHNWAIISAIPFAEVSYESEKMGFVGFITIFLNSIILFMGTIVISRWITVPIRKLLKSMNAVKCGEFKEVNINEGNNEIGQLRDGYNMMIREIQKLIKRVIAEQKTIRKAELNVLQAQIKPHFLYNTLDSINSLALSGRINEVCDLVDALGGYYRHSVSKGREVITLGEELDIVKNYLKIQKIRYEDMFEVNYNVDESCLDTKILKLVLQPLVENSLYHGIRAKGIPGSINIDIKKEAQQVCICIEDDGVGMSEHEIQKILDSKVGSAESSFGLRGTIERLKIYCNNEAAFQLYSEKGKGTKIVILLPLAIEGETCNKSEQDNGGNYVPTLESFNSR
- a CDS encoding ABC transporter substrate-binding protein; the protein is MKKLLLKVLGVTTALSLALSMGACGDSSTENTESSSAPASTAVESAKPVKLTMWHQWVAETDPATNSLKNNLKVWNEQHPEIEIVADGVTGEQYKTKIKTALAANEAPDIFYMWGGSFVSPYIKNGNILPIDEYLDDATKSKLVDGTLESCTFDGKVYSVPMFTFIANFYCNTELFEKANAKIPTNYDELIEAVRALRAAGITPAIIGEKDRWPGMYWFDIIAMRQAGNQACIEAMKDPKKFDSPDFIEAAAKLQRLVDEKAFNDNMFSTSFEDMRNSFTQGKAAMLYQGAWVDVAIEDKNAATKGKVKAIPFPVFTDGKGAVTDFYGGGIDSFYINAKTAAPKEAAEFLLFISEAAGKEGFLNGSGLPAWKTDGLDTSKLSDLSKQSGALMATGKSFIPWWDTVLPATSSETHKNLIAELLAKKITPEQFCKEMAKVDPAEE
- a CDS encoding carbohydrate ABC transporter permease; the protein is MDSVLSNKKAICIFVIPTLIVFCVIVFLPIFMSAYYSTLDWDGIGKGTFIGIDNYIKLFSDDVFLKSILNSFLFAFASIFIQLSISLVLALILANGVKGEKLYRTIYFIPVIISTIVIGQLWTKIYNADYGLLNALLKSIGLENLAYDWLGKENTALVCSFIPTLWQYVGYHMLIMYSGAKSISDEIYEAAEIDGSSKINTAFKITIPLLKPILKVCLIFSLIGSLKVFDLIYVLTNGGPLHATEVPSTLMYSSVFNSYQYGYGSAMAVFIIIECLVFTIILDKVFKTE